The following proteins are encoded in a genomic region of Methanoculleus bourgensis MS2:
- a CDS encoding hemerythrin domain-containing protein: protein MGQNILDLLRREHVKVLSQLDELQRRGISDRAEKYNQMKNNLLPHMAGEERVFYPRLGERGLHDLVAASREEHTAIRALIDRLNSIPPTDEDSWVRLIPDLREAMRSHLDREEKTVFEATRERLDNAELLHIGDRFEEAKGKAHLRPLR, encoded by the coding sequence ATGGGGCAGAACATTCTGGACCTCCTACGGCGGGAACATGTGAAGGTGCTTAGCCAGCTGGACGAGTTACAGCGGAGGGGTATCAGCGACCGGGCGGAAAAGTACAACCAGATGAAGAACAACCTCCTGCCGCACATGGCCGGTGAGGAGCGGGTCTTCTACCCGAGGCTCGGGGAGCGGGGGCTGCACGACCTCGTGGCGGCGTCCCGGGAGGAGCATACAGCCATCCGGGCGCTCATCGACCGGTTGAACAGCATCCCCCCGACCGACGAAGACAGCTGGGTCCGCCTGATACCCGACCTCCGTGAGGCGATGAGGAGTCATCTCGACCGGGAGGAGAAGACGGTCTTTGAGGCGACCAGGGAGCGACTGGACAATGCCGAACTCCTGCATATCGGTGACCGTTTCGAGGAGGCGAAGGGGAAGGCGCACCTGCGGCCACTCAGGTGA
- the glyA gene encoding serine hydroxymethyltransferase, whose amino-acid sequence MSSLANFDPEIAGLIEEERLRQVNGLELIASENVVSKAVLEAMGSIMTNKYAEGYPGKRYYGGCEFHDVVENLARDRLCKLFGAEHANVQPHSGSQANQAVYFAYLNYKDRIMSQSLTQGGHLSHGSPVNITGRWYSIFHYGVDSETETLDYAAIEDIARIAKPQIIVCGASAYPREIDFKAFQEIAETVGARCMADIAHIAGLCATGYHNSPVGVVDIVTTTTHKTLRGPRGGAIMCSKEDAPAIDKSIFPGMQGGPLMHTIAAKAVCFKEALTPAYKDYCGQVVKNARTMAEVLAEEGLDLVAGGTDNHLILLDLTGVSTDGQHLTGLAAETALGEAGITVNKNTIPREQLSPFVTSGLRIGTPAVTSRGMKEEEMKQIGHWIARVVKDVAKDPTSKKAITEVREEVIALASKYPLYPEVA is encoded by the coding sequence ATGTCTAGTCTGGCAAACTTCGATCCTGAAATCGCAGGCCTCATCGAGGAAGAGCGCCTGCGTCAGGTCAATGGATTAGAATTGATTGCCTCCGAGAACGTCGTCAGCAAGGCTGTTCTCGAGGCGATGGGTTCTATAATGACCAATAAGTATGCCGAGGGGTATCCCGGCAAGCGTTACTACGGGGGTTGCGAGTTCCACGATGTCGTGGAGAACCTGGCACGCGACCGGTTATGCAAACTCTTTGGAGCGGAACACGCAAATGTCCAGCCGCACTCGGGAAGCCAGGCAAACCAGGCGGTATATTTTGCGTATCTCAACTACAAGGACAGGATCATGAGCCAGAGCCTCACACAGGGAGGCCACCTCTCTCACGGCTCGCCGGTCAACATCACCGGGCGCTGGTATTCTATCTTCCACTACGGCGTCGATTCCGAGACAGAGACACTCGACTACGCGGCTATCGAGGATATAGCCCGGATCGCAAAACCCCAGATCATCGTCTGCGGTGCAAGCGCCTACCCGCGCGAGATCGACTTTAAGGCGTTCCAGGAGATCGCCGAGACCGTCGGCGCGCGGTGCATGGCCGACATCGCCCATATCGCCGGACTCTGCGCGACCGGATACCATAACAGCCCGGTCGGTGTCGTCGATATCGTGACGACGACGACCCACAAGACCCTTCGCGGCCCTCGCGGCGGCGCCATCATGTGCAGCAAGGAGGACGCCCCGGCCATCGACAAGTCCATCTTCCCGGGCATGCAGGGCGGCCCGCTGATGCACACCATTGCCGCAAAGGCGGTCTGCTTCAAGGAAGCGCTGACCCCTGCATACAAAGATTACTGCGGACAGGTCGTCAAAAACGCGCGCACCATGGCAGAAGTCCTCGCAGAGGAGGGGCTCGACCTCGTCGCCGGCGGCACCGACAACCACCTCATCCTGCTCGACCTGACCGGGGTCTCCACGGACGGCCAGCACCTCACCGGGCTTGCGGCCGAGACCGCACTCGGCGAGGCAGGTATCACCGTGAACAAGAACACCATCCCCCGCGAACAGCTCAGCCCCTTCGTGACGAGCGGACTTCGCATCGGCACGCCGGCGGTCACCTCCCGCGGCATGAAAGAGGAAGAGATGAAACAGATCGGTCACTGGATCGCCCGGGTCGTAAAGGATGTCGCCAAAGATCCGACCTCAAAGAAGGCGATCACCGAAGTGAGAGAAGAGGTTATTGCTCTCGCAAGCAAGTACCCCCTCTACCCTGAAGTAGCATGA
- a CDS encoding IS630 family transposase (programmed frameshift): MKKYIVTLTREERDQLTTLASKGKHSAQQILNALILLGCDEGEFQSQRSKNEELSRVLNISMRKIDRVKERFVTEGLETALLGRTRDRVYPRKTDGDFEAHLIALSCSEPPEGYSRWTLRLLADRVVALEYIDEISHETIRQILKKNEMQPWKHQEWIIPPEHTGSFVAHMERVLDIYKRPLNPLYPVVCMDESPKQLIAETRNAVPASPGQPARYDYEYRRCGTCNIFLASEPLAGKRMVKITEHRTKQDWALFLQDIAEQYPEAEKIVLVMDNLNTHTPGSLYETYSPEEAKTLWDRFEFIYAPKHGSWLNMAEIELSVLTRQCLSRRIETIEEVRMEVKAWENARNNKNAKVNWQFTAEDARIKLVRLYPTLEG, from the exons ATGAAGAAGTATATCGTGACCCTCACTCGTGAAGAGCGTGACCAACTGACGACACTGGCCTCGAAAGGCAAGCATTCTGCACAGCAGATTCTGAATGCCCTCATTTTACTCGGGTGTGATGAAGGGGAGTTTCAGAGCCAGCGTTCAAAGAACGAAGAGTTGTCCCGTGTTTTGAACATTAGTATGAGGAAGATCGACCGCGTGAAAGAGCGGTTTGTCACGGAAGGCCTTGAGACGGCCCTTTTGGGACGGACGCGCGATCGGGTCTATCCTAGAAAGACCGATGGCGATTTTGAAGCCCACCTCATCGCACTCAGCTGCAGTGAACCGCCGGAAGGCTATTCTCGCTGGACACTTCGTCTGTTGGCTGATCGGGTTGTTGCATTGGAATATATCGATGAGATCTCTCACGAGACGATTCGCCAGATTTTAAA AAAAAACGAAATGCAGCCCTGGAAGCACCAAGAGTGGATCATACCGCCGGAACACACCGGTAGTTTTGTTGCCCATATGGAGCGGGTTCTGGACATCTACAAACGTCCCTTGAATCCGCTGTATCCTGTCGTTTGCATGGATGAATCCCCAAAGCAACTCATTGCCGAAACCCGGAATGCCGTCCCCGCCTCACCGGGACAACCGGCCCGGTATGACTATGAATACCGCCGTTGTGGCACGTGCAACATTTTTCTTGCCAGTGAACCATTGGCGGGAAAACGGATGGTGAAGATTACTGAGCACCGGACCAAGCAGGATTGGGCATTGTTTTTGCAGGATATCGCTGAACAGTACCCCGAGGCAGAGAAGATCGTCCTGGTGATGGATAACCTGAATACCCATACACCCGGCTCACTCTACGAAACGTATTCGCCGGAAGAGGCAAAGACGCTCTGGGATCGGTTCGAATTTATATATGCGCCAAAACATGGGAGCTGGCTGAATATGGCGGAAATAGAGTTGAGCGTGTTGACCCGGCAGTGTTTATCGCGAAGAATCGAGACGATCGAGGAGGTCCGGATGGAGGTAAAAGCATGGGAAAATGCCAGGAATAACAAGAATGCAAAGGTAAACTGGCAGTTCACGGCTGAGGATGCACGGATTAAATTAGTGCGCCTCTATCCGACATTAGAGGGTTGA
- the folD gene encoding bifunctional methylenetetrahydrofolate dehydrogenase/methenyltetrahydrofolate cyclohydrolase FolD, with protein MILDGKAVSEKRLELLKEKIEESGLYPRLATVIVGEDPASKLYVRMKHRTCERVGIGSIGIELPEDASTERVLEAVTRLNNDPDINGILVQLPLPSQVDTTRVINAVAPGKDVDGFHPYNLGRLLAGDPVFAPCTPQGIMTILEEYRIPIQGQRAVVVGRSIDVGRPMAALLLNADATVTICHSKTKKIEDEMRGADILVSAVGRLKFVRPEMVKEGATVIDVGINYDEQGKLCGDVDFEAVRERAGAITPVPGGVGPMTIATLMENTFKAARLSACCNNTVL; from the coding sequence ATGATACTCGACGGAAAAGCAGTCTCTGAGAAGAGGCTTGAGCTCCTCAAGGAGAAGATAGAGGAGTCCGGGCTCTACCCGCGCCTTGCGACGGTCATCGTGGGCGAAGACCCGGCATCAAAACTCTACGTCCGCATGAAGCACCGGACGTGCGAGCGTGTCGGGATCGGGTCCATAGGCATCGAACTCCCGGAGGATGCCTCCACGGAACGGGTGCTTGAGGCGGTAACACGCCTCAACAACGACCCCGATATCAACGGCATCCTGGTCCAGCTCCCGCTGCCATCGCAGGTGGACACCACCCGCGTCATCAATGCGGTCGCGCCCGGAAAGGACGTGGACGGGTTCCACCCCTATAACCTCGGGAGGCTCCTTGCCGGGGACCCGGTCTTTGCCCCCTGCACGCCGCAGGGGATCATGACGATCCTTGAGGAGTACAGGATCCCGATCCAGGGGCAGCGGGCGGTCGTCGTCGGCCGGAGCATCGATGTGGGCAGACCCATGGCCGCCCTGCTCCTCAACGCCGATGCGACCGTCACCATCTGCCACTCGAAGACGAAGAAGATCGAAGATGAGATGAGAGGCGCCGATATCCTCGTCAGCGCGGTCGGGAGATTGAAGTTTGTCAGACCGGAGATGGTGAAGGAAGGAGCGACCGTCATCGATGTCGGAATCAACTACGACGAGCAGGGCAAACTCTGCGGCGACGTCGACTTTGAGGCGGTGCGCGAGCGCGCGGGAGCGATAACCCCGGTCCCCGGCGGCGTCGGCCCCATGACGATCGCGACGCTGATGGAGAACACATTCAAGGCGGCCAGGCTTTCGGCATGCTGCAACAACACTGTATTGTAG
- a CDS encoding hemerythrin domain-containing protein: MAQILELIRADHDFIRSLLDELAGNPETRDVRCITLRRELPGHMYAEEATLYARLRDVAPEEIRQSTSEHSNIRDMLARFEAIPLRDEAWMPALAELRDLVEAHFAAEEEVLFSRAEHYLSRSELFELSEGFELEKQKAAQFAVM; the protein is encoded by the coding sequence ATGGCACAGATTCTTGAGTTGATCAGGGCAGACCACGACTTTATCAGGAGTCTCCTCGACGAGCTCGCGGGCAACCCCGAGACGCGGGATGTCCGGTGCATCACGCTCCGCCGCGAACTGCCGGGGCACATGTACGCGGAGGAGGCTACACTGTATGCGCGGCTCCGGGATGTGGCCCCGGAGGAGATCAGGCAATCGACCAGCGAGCATAGCAATATACGTGACATGCTTGCCCGCTTTGAGGCGATCCCGCTCAGGGATGAGGCGTGGATGCCGGCGCTCGCCGAACTGAGAGATCTCGTCGAGGCGCACTTCGCTGCAGAGGAGGAGGTGCTCTTCTCCCGCGCAGAGCACTACCTCAGCAGGAGCGAACTCTTTGAGCTCAGCGAGGGGTTTGAACTGGAGAAGCAGAAAGCGGCACAGTTTGCGGTGATGTAA
- a CDS encoding class I SAM-dependent methyltransferase produces the protein MCYNNSGTSGTAIDYISLWDEQHARSLAQKERMGEGGGKFWSNQDVVDRFVRNLITGDRSRIEGQIAGMQIPPGSSVLDIGAGPGTLAVPLALAGCRVTVVEPSVPMGEAMEKYHRVVNAPALRAIRSRWEDVSPGEAGVHDVVVASRSLSMGDIRSSLLKMDAAAKHAVHLYWFLPSPSDSGGNAELWPVLHGEPYCGEAGADVLWNALCQLGIYANVHVETKERNHRYASFEELRRDYYNRLSVAEDWQREIVDAFLLERAVPDGSGYVVPGRSRSAHIWWEK, from the coding sequence ATGTGCTATAATAACTCCGGTACCTCAGGTACCGCGATAGACTACATCAGTCTCTGGGACGAACAGCATGCCCGCTCCCTTGCGCAGAAAGAGAGGATGGGCGAGGGCGGCGGGAAGTTCTGGTCAAACCAGGATGTGGTTGACCGATTTGTCCGGAATCTTATCACGGGGGATCGCTCCCGTATCGAGGGCCAGATCGCCGGGATGCAGATCCCGCCGGGTTCATCGGTTCTTGATATCGGCGCCGGTCCCGGGACCCTTGCGGTTCCTCTTGCTCTTGCGGGCTGCAGGGTTACGGTTGTGGAGCCGTCGGTTCCCATGGGCGAGGCGATGGAGAAATACCACCGGGTGGTGAACGCTCCAGCGCTCCGTGCAATTCGCAGCCGCTGGGAGGACGTCAGTCCGGGGGAGGCGGGGGTGCACGATGTTGTTGTCGCCTCAAGGTCTCTTAGTATGGGTGATATCCGAAGCAGCCTCCTGAAGATGGATGCTGCGGCGAAGCATGCGGTGCACCTCTACTGGTTCCTCCCATCCCCGTCCGATTCGGGAGGGAATGCCGAACTCTGGCCGGTGCTGCACGGGGAGCCGTACTGCGGCGAAGCAGGTGCCGATGTGCTATGGAACGCCCTCTGCCAGCTCGGGATTTATGCAAACGTGCATGTCGAGACAAAGGAGAGAAACCACCGCTATGCCAGCTTTGAGGAACTGAGGCGGGATTACTACAACCGTCTCTCTGTCGCGGAGGACTGGCAGCGGGAGATCGTCGATGCGTTCCTCCTTGAGCGGGCGGTTCCGGATGGGTCGGGGTATGTTGTTCCGGGGCGTTCGCGGTCGGCGCATATCTGGTGGGAGAAGTAG
- a CDS encoding segregation/condensation protein A — translation MDEEPVEILVGMAERGEVDPWNIDIVDVTDRFLAELDRRKELDLRVSGRTLFYAACLLRLKSEYLEGWDDDEDEDSSLGDEEDLFTGFEFDFESGGEGEPIERLEREIQRRLRRKNLRKRPPVTLYELIKQLKTAEKEQRRKQRRRKPAPPEPDLDLDAGDVVAVAHDEGYQMAVAGVMEGYRRSARAGDGVLTLDELSGSMDRERHEVYIPLLFLMLEGKLALWQDEFFGEVYVGEHIPERDTDDE, via the coding sequence ATGGATGAAGAGCCTGTCGAGATCCTGGTCGGGATGGCCGAGCGGGGCGAGGTCGATCCCTGGAACATCGATATCGTTGATGTGACGGACCGGTTCCTGGCCGAACTCGACCGCCGGAAGGAACTGGACCTGCGGGTCTCGGGGAGGACGCTCTTCTATGCTGCATGCCTGTTGCGCCTGAAGTCGGAGTATCTTGAGGGGTGGGACGACGATGAAGACGAAGATTCGTCCCTGGGCGACGAGGAAGACCTCTTTACCGGTTTTGAGTTTGACTTCGAGTCGGGCGGGGAGGGCGAACCGATAGAACGCCTGGAGCGGGAGATCCAGCGCCGTCTCAGGCGGAAGAACCTGCGGAAGCGCCCCCCGGTCACGCTCTATGAACTTATCAAGCAGCTGAAGACGGCGGAGAAGGAACAGCGCCGGAAGCAGCGGAGGCGGAAGCCCGCGCCCCCTGAACCGGATCTCGATCTGGATGCCGGGGACGTGGTGGCGGTGGCGCACGACGAGGGGTATCAGATGGCGGTCGCGGGCGTGATGGAGGGGTACCGGCGTTCCGCGCGGGCGGGTGACGGTGTCCTGACGCTCGACGAACTCTCGGGGTCGATGGACCGGGAGCGGCATGAGGTCTATATCCCGCTCCTTTTCCTGATGCTTGAGGGGAAACTCGCTCTCTGGCAGGACGAGTTCTTCGGTGAGGTGTATGTCGGCGAGCATATCCCGGAGCGTGATACGGATGATGAATAG
- a CDS encoding hemerythrin domain-containing protein — translation MAQNVIDILKQEHEMVLSMLSELASKGISGREQKYESLKENLMPHMIGEEQALYPRLKEEAEMRDMVLESIEEHGAVKTLLGQLDSASSSEEDSWVAKLKVIQENVDHHISEEEEKIFPQMQQKMSSDELSSLGSRYEEAKRSAMPVAAR, via the coding sequence ATGGCGCAGAACGTTATTGATATCCTGAAACAGGAGCACGAGATGGTGCTCTCAATGCTCTCGGAACTCGCAAGCAAGGGCATCAGTGGTCGGGAGCAGAAATACGAGTCCCTGAAGGAAAACCTCATGCCGCACATGATCGGAGAAGAGCAGGCTCTGTATCCAAGGCTCAAAGAAGAGGCAGAGATGCGGGACATGGTTCTCGAGTCCATCGAGGAGCACGGTGCGGTCAAGACGCTGCTTGGCCAGCTCGACAGCGCATCCTCATCAGAGGAGGATAGCTGGGTGGCGAAACTGAAGGTCATCCAGGAGAACGTGGACCACCACATCAGCGAGGAGGAGGAGAAGATCTTCCCGCAGATGCAGCAGAAGATGAGCAGCGACGAACTCTCAAGCCTCGGCAGCCGGTATGAGGAAGCGAAGAGAAGCGCGATGCCGGTTGCGGCACGCTGA
- a CDS encoding class I SAM-dependent methyltransferase, with product MAVDYISLWNEQHERANRQKEVWIDGRDFWEDPRNIRRFVDRLMTGDRSRIEGQLAAMQIPAGSTVLDIGAGPGSLAVPLALAGCDVTVVEPSAGMRAAMKEYREASGAPEIRVIPSRWEDADPGEVGRHDVVVASFSLGLDDIGPSLQKIDSAAKHAVHLFWFLTPPAWTRANVILWPKLHGSEFTFEPTADLLWNCLCQLGIYPNIMVEHVEKGQRYPTVEEAVADYCRRLYVRDGWQRETVTSFVRERLVQTETGFCNPGTSKTAHIWWEKGFREPDYVL from the coding sequence ATGGCGGTTGACTACATCTCTCTCTGGAATGAGCAGCATGAGAGGGCCAACCGCCAGAAAGAGGTCTGGATTGATGGCAGGGATTTCTGGGAAGACCCCAGGAACATCCGCCGGTTTGTGGACCGGCTGATGACCGGCGACCGGTCGCGCATCGAAGGGCAGCTTGCGGCGATGCAGATCCCTGCAGGCTCCACGGTGCTTGACATCGGGGCCGGGCCGGGGTCTCTTGCGGTCCCTCTCGCTCTCGCGGGCTGCGACGTTACGGTCGTGGAGCCCTCCGCCGGGATGCGGGCTGCGATGAAGGAGTACCGGGAGGCGTCCGGTGCTCCGGAGATCCGCGTGATTCCTTCCCGATGGGAGGATGCGGACCCAGGGGAGGTGGGGAGGCATGATGTTGTTGTCGCTTCATTCTCCTTGGGGCTTGATGATATCGGTCCTTCCCTCCAGAAGATAGACTCGGCGGCGAAGCACGCGGTACATCTCTTCTGGTTCCTGACGCCGCCTGCATGGACCCGGGCGAACGTTATCCTCTGGCCGAAACTTCACGGGAGTGAGTTCACCTTCGAGCCGACGGCGGATCTTCTCTGGAACTGTCTCTGTCAACTCGGGATTTATCCGAATATCATGGTCGAGCACGTGGAGAAAGGACAGCGTTATCCGACTGTGGAGGAGGCTGTCGCCGATTACTGCCGGCGCCTGTATGTCCGCGATGGTTGGCAGCGCGAAACCGTTACATCATTTGTCCGCGAGAGGCTTGTGCAGACAGAGACCGGGTTCTGTAATCCGGGAACTTCAAAGACGGCCCATATCTGGTGGGAGAAGGGGTTCCGGGAACCTGATTACGTTTTGTGA
- the smc gene encoding chromosome segregation protein SMC: MYITHLEIDNFKSFARKTKIPFFEGFTVISGPNGSGKSNIIDSILFVLALSGARGLRAEKLTDLINVNTGKNTAEVGVTFSDGTTIRRRIKRTPAGYYSYNYLNGRLCKQGDVIEFLAKLGVKPEGYNVVMQGDITRIMEMSDGERRKIIDEIAGVAEFDSKREQALSELEVVRERIEREEILLGELAARLDALQHEREQAIEYRRWQEQLEHFGRCRGAALVRQKEREIGTLHDLMRDQQAEVVRITGEVETTRASLEEARERQRAVDDEISRKSGPEYLDLVGRLEEARGGIKLAEKTIERLKTSRDENLEAAQRVYMDSRRAEAKVEECAGQIRNLSIDRANLAMELSGQREQMKAVEERIAGESKEVEGLKDQLFARLQDLESRKELRAKILREQDIFIEKSRMRTSERERLEVRIRQINEELANKQEQVTEYSSCMADCEAQKREIERELSDAESTLFARRSTLDRLQKEIRENEQELMRFEAQQQAQGDAGGRAMEFVLGMDGAHGTVAQLGRAPPEYATALDIAAMGRLRWVIVDNDGVASDAIRYLRENRLGRVTFLPLNKLRAPILSPLEADPGIIGYAVDLLEFDPAFERAFRVVFGATVVVDTLERARRLMGRYRMVTLGGDFVEKSGAMTGGVQKKKVRGFGVAVDDEITRVRATLAGLEAEAAEIGASIGRLAEVSEAKRAERSAVDEQVARYRMLTEEFSKRIEVLTGEKQTLEVTLREMLLDAKTGGEELARLEADLERTAGEIARLSGEVDDLKKKLDDTEIPALTGQYEDLRRSVEDIERRLRNKDADITDAKRERQHFANRVEELTAERDRLAAKNQEIDDEIAAAGEEIEGLRRLIVQFEARQKEFSDELAGLHEKRDRVLGEIRSLDREVLELGGAMERVRMQIDALEERERSLLAEVAALREQAGDVETDLDLATIDAGIAEAERALKKIGAVNMLAIEECDRVSARVEERTAKKEVLSRERTMLLERIEKYEKMKYDAFMTAYRAIDANFQKIFARLTEGSGRLVLDNEEDPFSGGMTFAVQPRDKKVHLLSALSGGEKSLTTLAFIFSIQQYMPAPFYALDEVDMFLDGSNVGRIAAMISELSGNAQSIIVSLRKPMIERADRIVGVTIRPDKSTYVTGVQNNG, encoded by the coding sequence TTGTATATCACGCACCTTGAGATCGACAACTTCAAGTCGTTCGCCAGAAAGACGAAAATTCCTTTTTTTGAAGGATTTACTGTCATCTCAGGCCCGAATGGTTCAGGGAAGAGCAACATCATCGATAGTATCCTCTTCGTTCTGGCCCTCTCGGGTGCGCGGGGGTTGCGGGCCGAGAAGCTGACCGACCTGATCAACGTCAACACCGGGAAGAACACCGCCGAGGTGGGGGTTACGTTCTCGGACGGCACGACGATCCGCCGCCGGATAAAGCGGACGCCGGCCGGGTACTACAGCTACAACTACCTAAACGGCCGCCTTTGCAAACAGGGCGACGTCATCGAGTTCCTTGCGAAGTTAGGGGTCAAGCCTGAGGGTTACAACGTCGTGATGCAGGGTGATATCACCCGGATCATGGAGATGAGCGACGGCGAGCGGCGCAAGATCATCGATGAGATTGCGGGTGTCGCCGAGTTTGACAGTAAGCGTGAACAGGCTCTCTCGGAACTTGAGGTGGTGCGGGAGCGGATCGAGCGTGAGGAGATCCTCCTTGGTGAGCTCGCCGCGCGGCTGGATGCGCTCCAGCATGAGCGGGAGCAGGCGATTGAGTACCGGCGGTGGCAGGAGCAGCTGGAGCACTTCGGGCGGTGCCGGGGGGCGGCGCTTGTCAGGCAGAAAGAGCGGGAGATCGGCACACTGCACGACTTGATGCGTGATCAGCAGGCTGAGGTCGTGCGCATCACCGGCGAGGTAGAGACCACCAGGGCGAGCCTTGAAGAGGCGCGCGAGCGTCAGCGCGCGGTCGATGATGAGATCAGTCGGAAGAGCGGCCCCGAATACCTTGACCTCGTAGGAAGGCTTGAGGAGGCGCGGGGCGGGATCAAGCTCGCCGAGAAGACCATCGAACGCCTGAAGACCAGTCGGGATGAGAATCTGGAAGCGGCCCAGCGGGTCTATATGGACAGCAGGCGCGCTGAGGCAAAGGTCGAGGAGTGTGCCGGGCAGATCCGCAACCTCTCGATCGACCGCGCGAACCTGGCGATGGAACTCTCAGGCCAGCGCGAGCAGATGAAGGCGGTCGAGGAGCGTATAGCAGGCGAGAGCAAGGAGGTCGAGGGGTTAAAGGACCAGCTCTTCGCGCGGCTGCAGGACCTTGAGAGCAGGAAGGAGCTCCGGGCGAAGATCCTCCGCGAGCAGGACATCTTCATCGAGAAGAGCCGCATGCGGACATCGGAGCGCGAACGCCTGGAGGTGCGCATCCGCCAGATCAATGAGGAACTGGCGAACAAGCAGGAACAGGTCACCGAGTACTCTTCCTGCATGGCCGACTGCGAGGCGCAGAAGCGCGAGATCGAGCGCGAACTCTCTGATGCCGAGAGCACGCTCTTTGCGCGGCGGTCGACCCTTGACCGGCTGCAGAAGGAGATCCGGGAGAACGAGCAGGAACTGATGCGCTTTGAGGCGCAGCAGCAGGCGCAGGGCGATGCCGGCGGGAGGGCGATGGAGTTTGTCCTCGGCATGGATGGCGCGCACGGCACCGTCGCACAGCTCGGGCGGGCGCCGCCTGAGTATGCGACCGCGCTCGACATCGCGGCCATGGGCCGGCTCCGCTGGGTGATCGTCGATAACGACGGGGTTGCATCCGATGCGATCCGCTACCTGAGGGAGAACCGTCTCGGCCGGGTCACGTTCCTGCCGCTCAACAAACTCCGTGCCCCGATCCTCTCGCCGCTGGAGGCGGATCCGGGCATCATCGGTTACGCGGTCGACCTCCTGGAGTTCGACCCGGCGTTCGAGCGTGCTTTCCGGGTCGTCTTCGGCGCGACGGTGGTGGTGGATACCCTCGAGCGGGCGCGGCGGCTGATGGGCAGGTACAGGATGGTCACCCTGGGCGGGGACTTCGTCGAGAAGAGCGGCGCCATGACCGGCGGTGTGCAGAAGAAGAAGGTCCGCGGATTCGGGGTGGCTGTCGATGACGAGATCACGCGGGTCCGCGCAACGCTTGCCGGTCTTGAGGCTGAGGCGGCGGAGATCGGTGCGTCCATCGGTCGTCTTGCTGAGGTCTCGGAGGCAAAGCGGGCGGAGCGGAGTGCGGTCGATGAGCAGGTTGCGCGCTACCGGATGCTCACTGAAGAGTTTTCAAAGCGCATCGAGGTGCTCACCGGGGAGAAGCAGACCCTGGAAGTGACCCTGCGGGAGATGCTTCTTGACGCGAAGACCGGGGGGGAGGAGCTTGCGCGGCTTGAGGCGGATCTCGAGCGGACCGCGGGCGAGATCGCGCGGCTCTCCGGGGAGGTTGATGATCTCAAGAAGAAGCTTGACGATACCGAGATCCCGGCTCTCACCGGGCAGTATGAGGATCTCCGGCGATCTGTCGAGGATATCGAGCGCCGGCTCCGGAACAAGGATGCGGATATCACCGATGCCAAACGCGAGCGGCAGCACTTCGCTAACCGTGTAGAGGAACTCACTGCGGAGCGGGACCGCCTGGCAGCGAAGAACCAGGAGATCGATGATGAGATCGCGGCGGCTGGGGAGGAGATCGAGGGGCTGCGTCGCCTGATCGTCCAGTTTGAGGCGCGCCAGAAGGAGTTCTCCGATGAACTTGCCGGGCTGCACGAGAAACGCGACCGCGTGCTTGGTGAGATCCGGTCGCTGGATCGGGAGGTCCTCGAACTCGGGGGTGCGATGGAGCGTGTCCGGATGCAGATCGATGCGCTCGAAGAACGGGAGCGCTCGCTGCTTGCGGAGGTTGCGGCGCTCCGGGAGCAGGCCGGTGATGTGGAGACCGATCTTGATCTTGCGACCATCGATGCCGGGATTGCAGAAGCTGAGCGGGCACTCAAGAAGATCGGTGCTGTGAATATGCTCGCGATCGAGGAGTGCGATCGTGTTAGTGCGCGCGTCGAGGAACGGACCGCGAAGAAGGAGGTGCTCTCGCGGGAGCGGACGATGCTTCTTGAGCGGATCGAGAAGTATGAGAAGATGAAGTATGACGCTTTCATGACCGCGTACAGGGCGATCGATGCGAATTTCCAGAAGATCTTCGCGCGGCTGACTGAGGGGAGCGGCAGGCTGGTTCTCGATAATGAGGAGGACCCGTTCTCCGGTGGCATGACGTTTGCGGTGCAGCCGCGGGACAAGAAGGTTCATCTCCTCTCCGCGCTCTCCGGCGGCGAGAAGTCGCTGACCACGCTTGCGTTCATCTTCTCGATCCAGCAGTACATGCCCGCGCCGTTCTATGCGCTGGATGAGGTGGATATGTTCCTCGATGGGAGCAATGTCGGCCGGATCGCCGCCATGATCAGCGAACTATCGGGGAACGCGCAGTCGATCATCGTCTCGCTCAGAAAGCCGATGATCGAGCGCGCTGACCGGATTGTGGGTGTGACGATCCGCCCTGACAAGAGCACCTACGTGACCGGTGTGCAGAACAATGGATGA